One Pullulanibacillus sp. KACC 23026 DNA segment encodes these proteins:
- a CDS encoding LysR family transcriptional regulator, whose translation MELRQILYFIEVAKREHVTEAAQSLHVAQSAVSRQISLLEAELEVPLFNREGRNVKLTQIGKVFLEHVEKAVAELDIAKEKIEDYLNPELGVVRLGFATSLSIHTLPIVLSQFRSDYPDVAFQLHQGSTRYLIDSIEKGELDIAFAAPVPLNHESIEGTIFYMEKLWAILPVHHPLAESSSIRLSDLRREAFVSFRPGLPLHESVKEACSAAGFQPKFTFEGEDMDTIKALVASGFGVALIPEQSALELSHELVRKPISEPEVSRPVGIMVPRTRELAPSEKLLYRYLRNFYNRLDRFGQ comes from the coding sequence TTGGAACTGCGTCAGATCCTTTATTTCATCGAAGTAGCAAAGCGGGAGCATGTCACAGAGGCCGCCCAAAGTCTTCATGTGGCGCAATCGGCGGTCAGCAGACAAATTTCCTTATTAGAGGCAGAATTAGAAGTCCCTCTCTTTAACCGAGAAGGCAGAAATGTGAAATTAACACAAATTGGCAAAGTTTTTTTGGAGCATGTCGAAAAAGCGGTTGCCGAACTTGATATAGCCAAAGAAAAAATCGAGGATTACTTAAACCCAGAGCTCGGTGTGGTCCGTTTAGGGTTTGCAACTAGTTTGTCCATCCACACACTTCCTATTGTATTATCCCAATTCAGAAGCGATTATCCGGATGTGGCATTCCAGCTGCACCAAGGTTCTACCCGTTATTTAATTGATTCCATTGAAAAAGGCGAACTTGATATTGCTTTCGCTGCTCCTGTTCCCTTGAATCATGAATCCATTGAGGGAACCATCTTTTATATGGAAAAGCTATGGGCAATCTTGCCCGTTCATCACCCATTAGCCGAGTCCTCTTCCATTCGTTTATCGGATCTTAGACGAGAAGCGTTCGTCTCTTTTCGTCCTGGGCTCCCACTTCATGAAAGCGTTAAGGAGGCATGCAGTGCTGCTGGCTTCCAACCGAAGTTTACCTTTGAAGGGGAAGATATGGACACGATTAAAGCCTTGGTCGCTTCTGGATTTGGCGTCGCTCTCATCCCTGAACAATCGGCGCTTGAATTGTCACATGAGCTCGTACGAAAACCCATTTCAGAGCCCGAAGTTTCCCGGCCAGTTGGCATTATGGTCCCGCGAACACGTGAATTAGCCCCATCTGAAAAACTGCTATACCGCTATCTGAGAAATTTTTACAACCGACTCGATCGATTTGGTCAATAA
- the lipA gene encoding lipoyl synthase, translating into MAKKEDYLRKPEWLKIKLNTNQNYTGLKKMMRENRLHTVCEEAKCPNIHECWAVRKTATFMILGDVCTRGCRFCAVKTGRPTELDWQEPERVAESVEAMGLRHVVITAVARDDLQDGGAAVFAETVRAVRKRNPMCTVEVLPSDMKGDYESLHTLMDAKPDIFNHNIETVRRLTKRVRAIATYDRSLELLKRVKEISPNTPTKSSLMVGLGETKEEILEAMDDLLAHNVDIMTIGQYLQPTRKHLNVERYYRPEEFEELKQIALEKGFRHCEAGPLVRSSYHADEQVNEAARRRQLGDDDSQAEAN; encoded by the coding sequence ATGGCCAAAAAAGAAGACTACTTGAGAAAACCGGAATGGTTAAAGATAAAATTAAACACGAATCAAAACTACACAGGCTTAAAGAAAATGATGCGTGAAAATCGTTTACATACCGTTTGCGAGGAAGCAAAATGTCCTAATATTCATGAGTGTTGGGCTGTTCGAAAAACGGCTACATTTATGATTTTGGGTGACGTTTGTACTCGCGGCTGCCGTTTCTGTGCGGTCAAAACAGGGCGGCCAACTGAGCTCGACTGGCAGGAGCCTGAACGTGTTGCGGAATCCGTTGAGGCAATGGGGCTTCGCCATGTTGTTATTACAGCTGTAGCTCGAGATGATTTACAAGATGGGGGAGCGGCTGTCTTTGCAGAAACCGTCAGAGCTGTTCGCAAACGCAATCCCATGTGTACAGTAGAAGTGCTTCCTTCAGATATGAAAGGGGATTATGAAAGCCTTCATACGCTGATGGATGCGAAGCCGGATATTTTTAATCATAATATTGAAACGGTTCGTCGTTTAACCAAACGTGTTCGCGCGATTGCTACCTACGACCGTTCGCTTGAACTGTTAAAGCGTGTCAAAGAAATTAGTCCGAACACCCCTACTAAGTCCAGTCTTATGGTGGGACTTGGCGAAACAAAAGAAGAAATTCTTGAAGCAATGGACGATCTCCTTGCCCACAATGTCGACATTATGACCATTGGCCAGTATTTGCAGCCAACACGTAAGCATTTAAATGTCGAGCGTTATTATCGCCCGGAAGAGTTTGAGGAGCTTAAGCAAATTGCTCTTGAGAAAGGTTTCCGTCATTGTGAAGCAGGACCTCTTGTTCGTTCTTCTTATCACGCCGATGAACAGGTAAATGAGGCAGCACGCCGCCGTCAGCTTGGGGACGATGATTCACAAGCTGAAGCAAACTAA